Within Candidatus Methanoperedens sp., the genomic segment ATCGTTCGCCGTTCTTTACGCCTTCAAGCAAAAACTGCAGTGAGAATGTGGTCTTTCCAGTACCAGGCGGACCTGTTACAACCACGACAAAGCCTTCGGGTATGCCCCCTTCAACAAGCCCGTCAAAGCCGGGAACACCGGTTTTTACTCTTTTGATGATCCTGCTGACATTTTGAATGTCTATCTTCTCTTTGAACCTGAGCTTGTCCATGCCGAGTAGAGCGCGTTCAAGCACAGCATTCTTAGTTCCGAGCTCCTTCTCGTAACGCTCAAGTATCCTCATTACATCCGTGCTGAGGGTGGTGTGGATAGGGTGTTTATCGCGCATATTGTATATATAAGTAGCAATTAA encodes:
- a CDS encoding AAA family ATPase, producing the protein MRDKHPIHTTLSTDVMRILERYEKELGTKNAVLERALLGMDKLRFKEKIDIQNVSRIIKRVKTGVPGFDGLVEGGIPEGFVVVVTGPPGTGKTTFSLQFLLEGVKNGERCIFFSFEEMVDQLVKQTLRFGWDIGKYIDKGYLEIFGFSRFSTEEIIEIINIKNSMISILWAMLSFFSIRGRRMIWIHTRPILFRSKK